One genomic segment of Arachis duranensis cultivar V14167 chromosome 4, aradu.V14167.gnm2.J7QH, whole genome shotgun sequence includes these proteins:
- the LOC107486018 gene encoding sucrose transport protein SUC7-like — protein sequence MFPFTITKASDSICANLTGGLFFSMPFLVSLMGVALSYLKIKQVLPEKSSEQKEEDDRWTVVTCFREMLGAIKGLQKPMSLMTVTSINWLAWSMIFMYIYDWMGREVYNGKPRIKVDTVYDTGYRYVNCGLILNWFAMGAMSLVVEPIGRALRGTKFLGG from the coding sequence ATGTTCCCATTCACGATTACAAAAGCTTCCGACTCTATCTGCGCAAACCTGACAGGCGGTTTATTCTTCTCGATGCCCTTTTTAGTATCTTTGATGGGTGTGGCTCTTTCCTACCTCAAGATCAAGCAGGTATTACCTGAGAAGTCAAGTGAgcagaaagaagaagatgatagaTGGACGGTGGTTACATGTTTTCGGGAAATGTTAGGGGCGATTAAAGGGTTGCAGAAGCCGATGTCGCTAATGACGGTTACATCAATAAATTGGTTGGCGTGGTCAATGATCTTCATGTACATTTATGATTGGATGGGGAGGGAGGTGTACAATGGGAAGCCTAGGATTAAAGTGGATACAGTGTATGACACAGGCTACCGGTATGTAAATTGTGGTCTTATACTAAATTGGTTTGCTATGGGTGCTATGTCCTTGGTTGTGGAACCCATTGGACGTGCGCTTCGTGGGACAAAATTCCTTGGGGGCTGA